One Ignavibacterium sp. DNA segment encodes these proteins:
- the nrfD gene encoding NrfD/PsrC family molybdoenzyme membrane anchor subunit, giving the protein MNIDYSQEAPLIAGRLKLAQIEELIAKPMDTKPDRKYYIALSIAVTALLIGAVSLGLTFYYGTGLWGNNQPVGWAFEIVNFVFWVGIGHAGTLISAILFLLRQKWRTGIARFAEAMTIFAVMCAGIFPAIHTGRPWLDGYLLPYPNQHGLWVNFTSPLLWDVFAVTTYFTVSLVFWYVGLIPDFGSMRDRTTSKLKKNIYSIFSLGWRHSNRHWSHYEKAYMLLAGFATPLVLSVHTIVSFDFAVSIIPGWHTTIFPPYFVAGAIFSGFAMVVTVLIFVRKIFDLQNIITIDHLEKMNKVILLTGMMVGYAYSMEFFIAWYSGVQAESFLFLTRALGPYAWAYWIMISCNVLIPQLFWFRKIRRSVPLMLIIVIFVNVGMWFERFVITVTSLNRDFLPSSWAYFTPTMYDFGLLIGSFGLFFTLVILFTKALPVVSISEVKAVAEGAQPTHHGGDHHE; this is encoded by the coding sequence GTGAATATTGATTACTCTCAGGAAGCGCCTCTAATTGCCGGTAGGTTAAAATTAGCTCAGATAGAAGAGCTGATTGCAAAACCTATGGATACAAAACCCGACCGTAAATATTATATTGCGCTTTCAATAGCTGTTACTGCTCTGCTTATCGGAGCTGTTTCTCTCGGTCTTACTTTCTATTATGGAACCGGGCTGTGGGGAAATAACCAGCCAGTTGGCTGGGCTTTTGAAATTGTTAATTTCGTTTTTTGGGTTGGTATAGGTCATGCAGGAACTTTAATCTCCGCAATACTATTCCTATTAAGACAGAAATGGCGTACCGGTATCGCCAGATTTGCTGAAGCGATGACGATTTTTGCTGTAATGTGTGCAGGCATTTTCCCTGCAATACACACAGGCAGACCCTGGCTGGATGGCTATTTACTGCCTTATCCAAATCAGCATGGTCTTTGGGTTAATTTTACTTCACCATTGCTGTGGGATGTCTTTGCTGTTACAACATATTTTACTGTATCACTTGTTTTCTGGTATGTAGGTCTTATTCCGGATTTTGGAAGTATGAGAGATAGAACAACCTCAAAACTCAAAAAAAATATTTACTCAATCTTTTCACTTGGCTGGAGACATTCAAACAGACACTGGTCTCATTACGAAAAAGCTTATATGCTTTTAGCCGGATTTGCAACACCACTTGTATTATCAGTCCACACCATCGTTAGTTTTGACTTTGCAGTCTCAATAATTCCCGGCTGGCATACTACAATTTTTCCTCCTTACTTTGTGGCTGGTGCTATTTTTTCCGGATTTGCAATGGTGGTTACAGTGCTGATTTTTGTTAGAAAGATTTTTGATCTGCAAAATATCATAACAATTGATCACCTGGAAAAAATGAATAAAGTAATTTTACTAACCGGTATGATGGTTGGGTATGCTTATTCAATGGAGTTCTTTATTGCCTGGTACAGCGGAGTTCAGGCAGAATCATTCCTTTTTCTTACCAGGGCACTTGGACCGTATGCATGGGCATATTGGATTATGATTAGTTGCAACGTTTTAATTCCGCAGCTTTTCTGGTTCAGAAAAATCAGACGGTCAGTTCCGCTAATGCTGATTATTGTAATTTTTGTAAATGTTGGTATGTGGTTCGAAAGATTTGTAATCACAGTAACATCATTAAACCGGGATTTCCTGCCTTCAAGCTGGGCTTACTTTACACCTACAATGTATGATTTCGGATTGTTGATCGGCAGTTTTGGTTTGTTCTTTACTCTTGTAATTTTATTTACTAAAGCATTGCCGGTAGTTTCGATTTCGGAAGTAAAAGCTGTTGCTGAAGGTGCTCAGCCTACTCACCACGGAGGTGATCATCATGAATAA
- a CDS encoding quinol:electron acceptor oxidoreductase subunit ActD produces the protein MNNDKNLYCIAATFNTPDEIINAAKKVSGAGYTHFDVNTPYPVHGMDDAMKLKPSKLGFVTLVMGLAGASIALLFMYWSLSVDYPLVIGGKPYFALPAFIPVTFEMTVLLATVATVVAMIMLFFQLPDNKHPLHDTQYMKSVSNDKYGITIEANDDRFNETEVENFLKKLNPLNIEFIFYPPVETYPIFQPKFLLLLACIALVVSGGTYFSLNKLMFMTPFTFMMDQDKLIPQKGSELFADGFGMRKPVAGTVARGFIPYPYKGQVNPTEVLSNPFLPTKENIALGKEKYDIYCSPCHGYFADGDSRLNGQFPNPPTLHSQRARDFSDGMFYHIITNGQNIMPSYESQITRDERWAIVNYIRVLQRAKNASDADLTEMNKEAGNNVAN, from the coding sequence ATGAATAATGATAAGAATTTATATTGTATTGCTGCAACATTTAATACTCCTGATGAAATTATAAATGCAGCTAAAAAAGTTTCAGGTGCAGGTTATACACATTTTGATGTAAACACTCCATATCCTGTACACGGAATGGATGATGCTATGAAGTTAAAACCATCTAAACTTGGTTTTGTTACCTTGGTTATGGGATTAGCCGGCGCATCCATTGCATTACTTTTTATGTATTGGAGTTTATCTGTTGATTATCCGTTAGTGATTGGCGGTAAACCATATTTTGCTTTGCCAGCTTTTATTCCGGTTACATTTGAAATGACAGTATTGTTAGCTACTGTTGCAACTGTAGTTGCTATGATTATGCTTTTCTTTCAGTTGCCAGATAATAAACATCCTTTGCATGATACTCAGTATATGAAAAGTGTATCAAACGATAAGTATGGAATTACTATTGAAGCAAATGATGATAGGTTTAATGAAACAGAAGTTGAAAACTTTCTTAAAAAACTAAACCCGCTGAATATTGAATTTATATTTTATCCACCCGTAGAAACTTACCCGATATTTCAGCCTAAGTTTCTTTTATTATTAGCCTGTATAGCATTGGTAGTTTCAGGTGGAACATACTTTTCATTAAATAAGTTGATGTTTATGACTCCATTTACCTTTATGATGGATCAGGATAAGCTTATTCCGCAAAAGGGCAGCGAGTTATTTGCTGACGGTTTTGGAATGAGAAAACCTGTTGCCGGAACTGTAGCAAGAGGTTTTATTCCTTATCCTTACAAAGGACAGGTTAATCCAACAGAAGTATTGTCAAATCCATTTTTACCTACAAAAGAAAACATTGCTTTAGGAAAAGAAAAGTATGATATCTATTGTTCGCCTTGCCATGGCTATTTTGCTGATGGAGATAGCCGGTTAAATGGTCAATTTCCAAATCCGCCTACACTGCATTCGCAAAGGGCAAGAGATTTTAGTGATGGTATGTTTTATCATATAATAACAAATGGTCAAAATATAATGCCCTCTTATGAATCTCAAATAACAAGAGATGAAAGATGGGCTATAGTTAATTATATAAGAGTATTACAGCGTGCAAAAAATGCAAGCGATGCTGATTTAACAGAAATGAATAAGGAGGCTGGTAACAATGTCGCAAACTGA
- a CDS encoding quinol:cytochrome C oxidoreductase, producing the protein MSQTDFHYQKKELPASLTKFGLILLTIGVILSLIAFFVDRERALFGYLVTYMMIVSLAIGSLFLVALEYVAGADWSTPIRRIPEFFSKLSPFLFILVIPLLVFNHDLFHWAHIEAVAEDKILQGKAPYLNITFFVIRTFVFIGLWTLFYWVMIKNSRKQDTTKDQNLTTKNIRLSAIFIPVFAISITFTAIDFMMSLEPHWFSTIYGVYFFSGIVVTALAAITLVVILLKERGYFSPWMNDDHLFSLGAMIFAFINFWAYIAFSQYLLIWYADLPEESFWYLTRWNGSWAYISILLIFVQFLVPYFALLTQPSKKNPKRLKFISIWLLFAHFVDLFWLIMPNMNSMKDGYTFSWIDLVFPIAGVGFIILIFIMSYKKDNLLPIGDPKLKRGMDFHL; encoded by the coding sequence ATGTCGCAAACTGATTTTCATTACCAGAAAAAAGAACTGCCTGCAAGTCTTACAAAGTTTGGTCTTATTCTGCTAACTATCGGAGTTATTCTTTCTTTAATTGCGTTTTTTGTCGATAGAGAAAGAGCATTGTTTGGCTATTTAGTTACTTATATGATGATAGTCAGCTTAGCAATTGGATCATTATTTCTTGTTGCACTTGAGTATGTTGCCGGTGCAGATTGGAGTACTCCAATAAGAAGAATTCCTGAATTCTTTTCCAAACTTTCACCCTTTTTATTTATTCTGGTAATTCCGCTTCTTGTATTTAATCATGATCTGTTTCATTGGGCGCACATAGAAGCAGTTGCAGAAGACAAAATACTACAAGGCAAAGCGCCCTATTTAAATATTACTTTCTTTGTGATAAGGACATTTGTATTTATTGGTCTTTGGACGTTATTCTATTGGGTGATGATAAAAAATTCACGTAAACAGGATACAACAAAAGATCAGAATCTTACAACAAAGAATATCAGACTGTCTGCAATATTTATTCCCGTATTTGCAATCAGTATTACTTTTACTGCAATTGATTTTATGATGAGTCTTGAACCGCATTGGTTCTCTACAATTTATGGAGTGTACTTCTTTTCAGGAATAGTAGTAACTGCATTAGCTGCGATAACACTTGTTGTAATATTGCTGAAAGAGAGAGGCTATTTTAGTCCCTGGATGAATGATGATCATCTATTTAGTCTTGGTGCAATGATATTTGCATTTATAAATTTCTGGGCTTACATAGCTTTTTCACAGTATCTGCTTATCTGGTATGCAGATCTTCCTGAGGAATCTTTTTGGTATTTAACCAGATGGAATGGCAGCTGGGCTTACATTTCAATTCTTTTAATTTTCGTTCAGTTTTTAGTTCCATATTTTGCTTTGTTAACCCAGCCGTCAAAGAAGAATCCAAAGAGATTAAAGTTTATTTCAATATGGCTTTTGTTTGCACACTTTGTGGATTTGTTTTGGTTAATAATGCCGAATATGAATTCGATGAAAGATGGATATACTTTTAGCTGGATTGATTTGGTATTTCCTATAGCTGGTGTCGGGTTTATTATTTTGATATTTATAATGAGTTATAAAAAAGATAATCTATTACCAATTGGTGATCCAAAATTAAAAAGAGGAATGGATTTTCATCTCTAA
- a CDS encoding cytochrome c, whose amino-acid sequence MKEVVKEMTKRTEQAFVNPGARFGLLYIYVLIIGVIIGLYYVSNLENISRQSVPPVLPDTTLAVTDLTVKKAVSVPPVILSEISKPSPNLLSEGEKIYKTNCASCHGDKGAGDGPAATGLNPPPRDFLSKEKWVNGTKLSEIYKTLQEGLLPSAMIAYDFLLPEQKFAVAHYIRQTFVPDAETDSEDDLVALDATYNLSAGVQLAAQIPVNSARIIIENENQTKIENIKKLTEKINSLSGDAGYNIFNEVVKNENTVLMFLTINNEWKKSEDSFINLLVNNVNQNGFNGTIYNLSANEWNVLFDFMNKLI is encoded by the coding sequence ATGAAAGAAGTTGTAAAAGAAATGACAAAAAGAACTGAGCAGGCATTTGTTAATCCTGGTGCCCGTTTTGGTTTACTTTATATTTATGTTTTGATAATCGGGGTAATAATAGGTTTGTATTATGTAAGTAATCTTGAAAATATATCAAGGCAATCTGTTCCTCCGGTTTTGCCTGATACAACACTTGCAGTAACTGATCTAACGGTAAAAAAAGCCGTTAGCGTTCCACCTGTTATTCTAAGCGAAATATCTAAACCATCGCCGAATCTCTTATCTGAAGGTGAAAAGATTTATAAAACAAATTGTGCATCTTGTCATGGCGATAAAGGTGCAGGAGATGGACCGGCAGCTACAGGATTGAATCCGCCTCCGAGAGATTTTCTTTCTAAAGAAAAATGGGTTAACGGTACTAAACTTTCAGAGATATATAAAACTTTGCAGGAAGGTTTATTGCCTAGTGCTATGATTGCTTATGACTTCCTTTTACCTGAGCAAAAGTTTGCAGTTGCCCATTACATCAGACAGACTTTTGTACCTGATGCTGAAACAGATTCTGAAGATGATTTAGTAGCGCTTGATGCAACTTATAATTTATCTGCTGGAGTCCAATTAGCAGCACAGATTCCAGTAAATAGCGCAAGAATTATTATAGAAAATGAAAACCAAACAAAGATTGAGAATATTAAGAAGTTAACAGAAAAGATAAATTCATTAAGCGGTGATGCCGGATATAATATTTTTAATGAAGTAGTCAAGAATGAAAATACGGTTTTAATGTTTCTGACTATAAATAATGAATGGAAAAAAAGCGAAGACTCATTTATAAATCTGTTAGTCAACAATGTTAATCAGAATGGTTTTAACGGAACTATATATAACTTGAGTGCGAATGAATGGAATGTGTTGTTTGATTTTATGAATAAGCTGATTTAA
- a CDS encoding SCO family protein: MSASVFSNKKNSEIGIDEKLGKYIPLDKTFIDENGKQVILKDLFTKPTILSFVYYNCPGICSPLLMELSDIIGKSDLVAGVDYNVVSISMDQFETPKDAAERKATFYKAVNKNIPPESWKFLTGDSLTIKEVTDAAGFYFKRQGKEFLHTGAFIFVDNKGKICRYLFPSFSERSGFGILPFDFKMAVTETAEGNVTPTIAKVLQFCFSYSPEGQTYVLNFTRIFGAGILLLVGVFIIFLKFKPKKDDTKTR, encoded by the coding sequence GTGTCGGCATCTGTTTTTTCAAACAAAAAAAATAGTGAAATAGGAATAGATGAAAAATTAGGTAAGTATATTCCATTAGATAAAACATTTATTGATGAAAATGGAAAACAGGTTATTCTTAAAGACCTTTTTACTAAACCTACCATTCTTTCATTTGTTTATTATAATTGTCCTGGAATTTGTAGTCCGTTATTGATGGAGCTATCAGATATTATTGGTAAATCTGATCTTGTTGCAGGAGTTGATTATAATGTTGTATCAATAAGTATGGATCAGTTTGAAACCCCAAAAGATGCCGCTGAAAGAAAAGCAACATTCTACAAGGCAGTTAATAAAAATATTCCGCCTGAAAGCTGGAAGTTCTTAACCGGAGATAGTTTAACAATTAAAGAGGTTACTGATGCTGCCGGTTTTTATTTTAAAAGGCAGGGAAAAGAATTTCTTCATACAGGTGCATTTATTTTTGTTGATAATAAAGGAAAAATATGCCGTTATTTATTCCCGAGTTTTTCTGAAAGAAGCGGCTTCGGAATATTACCTTTTGATTTTAAAATGGCAGTAACAGAAACAGCCGAAGGTAATGTTACTCCGACAATTGCAAAAGTTTTACAGTTCTGTTTTAGTTATAGTCCTGAAGGGCAGACTTATGTGCTTAATTTTACAAGAATATTTGGTGCCGGGATTTTATTATTAGTTGGAGTTTTTATAATATTTTTAAAATTTAAACCAAAAAAAGATGATACTAAAACGAGGTAG
- a CDS encoding cbb3-type cytochrome c oxidase subunit I: MNETITVPTNGKHPSYLDYQGKYKGFLGWILSTDHKRIGILYLISILSFFLVGVTFGFLIRLELIAPGRTIVDPQTYNAFFTLHGVIMVFLFLIPAVPAIFGNFFLPILIGARDVSFPRLNLLSWYLYIIGGLLAILSIVAPGGAADTGWTFYIPYSVRTGTNVIYALFAAFVLGFSSILTGINFVTTVHRLKAPGMTWFKTPLSVWSIYSTAWVQVLVTPIIGITLLLVIIERTFSVGLFDPALGGDPVLFQHLFWIYSHPAVYIMILPAMGIVSEIIPVFARRTIFGYKFIALSSVAIAFFGSLVWAHHMFTAGMSNTGQFVFSLLTMIVSIPSAIKVFNWTATLYKGSIEVAPPLLYVLAFIFQFSIGGLTGVMLGVLSIDIMVHDTSFVVAHFHYVMFGGAGFGIFAALHYWLPKMFGKMYNVKVAKNTFWLVFIGFNLLYFPMFIMGWLGMPRRYYDYLPEFHIYHLLSTIGSWILILGILIMFTNFIVALKRGKKVTEKNIWGGETLEWTIETPPIHENFLEIPTVHEAPYEYKQNETDITQFQEVK, from the coding sequence ATGAATGAAACTATAACAGTTCCGACAAACGGAAAGCATCCAAGCTATTTGGATTATCAGGGAAAGTATAAAGGTTTTCTCGGCTGGATACTTTCTACTGACCATAAAAGAATTGGAATACTATATTTAATTTCTATACTTTCTTTTTTCCTTGTCGGGGTTACATTTGGATTTTTAATAAGATTGGAATTGATTGCTCCTGGAAGAACAATAGTAGATCCACAGACTTACAATGCATTCTTTACTCTGCATGGAGTAATAATGGTGTTTTTGTTTTTGATTCCTGCCGTGCCTGCAATTTTTGGTAACTTCTTTCTTCCAATACTTATTGGTGCGAGAGATGTTTCTTTTCCAAGACTTAATTTGTTGTCGTGGTACCTTTATATTATCGGCGGATTGCTTGCTATACTTTCTATAGTTGCTCCTGGCGGCGCTGCAGATACAGGCTGGACTTTTTATATCCCTTACAGTGTCAGAACCGGAACTAATGTCATCTATGCATTGTTCGCAGCTTTTGTACTGGGTTTCTCTTCAATATTAACCGGAATCAATTTCGTTACCACAGTACATCGTTTAAAAGCACCGGGAATGACCTGGTTTAAAACACCATTATCTGTCTGGTCTATTTATTCAACAGCGTGGGTACAGGTGCTGGTTACTCCAATTATTGGAATTACTTTGCTTTTAGTTATTATCGAAAGAACATTTAGTGTCGGATTATTTGATCCCGCACTTGGCGGTGATCCTGTTTTATTTCAACATTTGTTTTGGATTTACTCGCATCCTGCTGTTTATATTATGATCTTGCCGGCTATGGGTATTGTATCAGAAATAATTCCTGTGTTTGCGAGAAGAACAATTTTTGGATATAAATTTATTGCCTTATCAAGTGTAGCTATTGCATTTTTTGGTTCTTTAGTCTGGGCACATCATATGTTTACAGCTGGAATGAGCAATACAGGGCAGTTTGTCTTTTCACTTTTAACAATGATTGTTTCTATCCCAAGTGCAATAAAAGTTTTTAACTGGACTGCAACTTTGTATAAGGGTTCAATTGAAGTAGCTCCGCCGCTGCTTTATGTCCTTGCATTTATATTTCAGTTTTCTATCGGCGGACTAACAGGAGTAATGCTCGGTGTTCTATCTATTGATATTATGGTACATGATACTTCGTTTGTAGTTGCTCATTTTCATTATGTTATGTTTGGCGGAGCAGGTTTTGGGATTTTTGCAGCATTGCACTACTGGCTGCCTAAAATGTTCGGTAAAATGTATAATGTTAAAGTTGCTAAGAATACATTCTGGCTAGTATTTATCGGATTTAATCTGCTTTACTTCCCGATGTTTATTATGGGATGGTTAGGTATGCCAAGAAGATATTATGACTATTTACCGGAATTCCATATTTATCACTTACTCTCAACAATTGGATCCTGGATATTGATTTTAGGAATACTAATAATGTTTACTAATTTTATTGTTGCGCTGAAACGCGGTAAAAAAGTAACTGAAAAAAATATCTGGGGCGGAGAAACATTAGAGTGGACTATTGAAACCCCGCCAATTCATGAAAACTTTTTAGAAATTCCTACAGTGCACGAGGCACCTTATGAATACAAACAAAACGAAACTGATATAACACAATTTCAGGAGGTTAAGTGA
- a CDS encoding cytochrome c oxidase subunit 3 family protein codes for MSLQEHTVTYIHRDDVGARMGMWLFLFTELLLFGGMFILYSIYRFTYPDEFHLAAKELNTIIGTFNTAILLTSSLTMALSIAAIQRNKKSLSVFLQFITIVLALGFMVNKYFEWGAKFSHGIYPGSDILLAKPAGEIIFFGLYYVMTGLHGLHVIIGIVLIAIMMRFTSKGIIKSDSYVKLETIGLYWHLVDIIWIFLFPLFYLIT; via the coding sequence GTGAGTCTTCAAGAACATACTGTAACTTATATCCATCGTGATGATGTTGGTGCACGAATGGGAATGTGGCTGTTCCTCTTTACAGAGCTGTTGCTTTTTGGAGGAATGTTTATTCTTTATTCTATTTACAGATTTACTTATCCGGATGAATTTCATCTTGCGGCAAAAGAGCTTAATACGATAATAGGAACTTTTAATACCGCAATTTTACTTACTAGCTCACTTACTATGGCATTGTCAATTGCTGCAATCCAGAGAAATAAGAAATCACTTTCTGTTTTTTTGCAGTTTATTACTATTGTGCTTGCTCTTGGATTTATGGTAAATAAATATTTTGAATGGGGTGCAAAGTTTAGTCATGGTATTTATCCGGGATCAGATATATTGTTAGCAAAACCTGCCGGTGAAATTATATTTTTTGGGTTGTATTATGTAATGACAGGTCTGCATGGGTTGCACGTTATTATAGGAATTGTCTTAATTGCTATTATGATGAGGTTTACTTCTAAAGGAATAATTAAGTCAGACAGCTATGTTAAATTGGAAACTATCGGGTTATACTGGCATCTGGTAGATATAATCTGGATTTTCTTATTCCCGTTATTTTATCTGATAACATAA
- a CDS encoding cytochrome C oxidase subunit IV family protein → MEKKQEKYSDNSHSYGNYILVWLALMALTAVTVAVAGINLGGLTVATALIIASVKAYLVLTIFMHLKSESKIFRVFVGVALIFLIVSFILLFADYSFIVRN, encoded by the coding sequence ATGGAAAAAAAACAAGAAAAATATTCGGATAATTCACACAGCTATGGCAATTATATTCTTGTATGGCTCGCTTTGATGGCTCTTACTGCCGTAACAGTAGCGGTAGCAGGTATTAATCTTGGCGGATTAACAGTAGCAACTGCTTTGATTATTGCATCTGTTAAAGCTTATTTGGTATTAACAATATTTATGCATTTAAAAAGCGAAAGCAAAATATTCAGAGTGTTTGTTGGTGTTGCTCTGATTTTTCTTATAGTTTCATTCATTTTATTATTTGCTGATTATTCTTTTATTGTAAGGAATTAA
- the coxB gene encoding cytochrome c oxidase subunit II, whose protein sequence is MFNGASNFAHDVDSLFLFTLIVSVFFLVLITGLMIYFVIKYNRKRNPKATNYHGSTKLEITWTLIPTILVLIMFWWGWTGYSAMSDIPENAMTVDVTAQMWRWSFKYANGKIADSLYVPVDKPIVLNLQSMDVVHAFYIPAFRIKKDVFPKQNRVVWFEATEIGDYDIACAEYCGLNHSYMYNKIKVVSEDDFSDWLYGSFDTEPKK, encoded by the coding sequence ATGTTTAATGGTGCATCCAATTTTGCGCATGATGTAGATTCACTTTTTCTGTTTACACTTATTGTTTCAGTGTTCTTTCTGGTCCTGATAACAGGATTGATGATTTATTTTGTTATAAAATACAATCGAAAGAGAAACCCTAAAGCAACTAATTATCATGGAAGTACTAAACTTGAAATAACCTGGACTTTAATACCAACTATACTTGTGCTTATTATGTTTTGGTGGGGCTGGACTGGTTATTCAGCAATGTCTGATATTCCGGAAAATGCTATGACTGTTGATGTAACTGCACAAATGTGGAGATGGAGTTTTAAATATGCTAATGGAAAAATTGCTGATTCGTTATACGTTCCGGTTGATAAACCAATTGTATTGAATTTGCAATCTATGGATGTTGTTCATGCCTTTTATATCCCGGCGTTTAGAATTAAGAAAGATGTCTTTCCTAAACAAAACAGAGTTGTTTGGTTTGAAGCTACCGAAATTGGTGATTATGATATTGCCTGTGCAGAATATTGCGGATTAAATCATTCTTATATGTACAACAAAATTAAAGTTGTATCTGAAGATGATTTTAGCGATTGGTTATACGGAAGTTTTGATACTGAGCCGAAAAAATAA
- a CDS encoding protoheme IX farnesyltransferase produces the protein MLSQIKIITELTKLSITVFVTVTTAFGYIAYSGVINSKMILPTIGILFLACGSAAINHYQERNTDQLMERTKKRPIPSGKIKASTVLFMAVFLAVSGSVMLFYGGNLLALLLGILNLIWYNAIYTPLKKKTPFAIIPGSIVGALPPMVGWVSAGGDIFNPQILLIAIFFFIWQIPHFWLLLLLLDKDYQKAGFPTLTQIFNQQQLGRITFIWIIATAVTGLLLPLFQISQNGYINLSLLLAAIWLGYKSISLIRSTVERTSYKFAFKGINYFALFVVLMVSIDKLLS, from the coding sequence TTGTTAAGTCAAATTAAAATAATAACAGAGCTTACAAAGCTAAGCATCACTGTTTTCGTTACTGTTACAACTGCTTTCGGTTATATTGCTTATTCAGGTGTTATCAATTCTAAGATGATCCTGCCTACAATTGGTATCCTGTTTTTAGCTTGTGGATCGGCAGCAATAAATCATTATCAGGAACGGAATACAGACCAGCTGATGGAAAGAACAAAGAAGAGACCTATTCCTTCCGGAAAGATAAAAGCATCAACAGTGCTTTTCATGGCTGTGTTTCTTGCCGTCAGCGGTTCTGTTATGTTATTTTACGGCGGTAATCTGTTAGCCTTGTTACTTGGAATACTTAATCTGATTTGGTACAACGCAATCTATACACCACTGAAGAAAAAAACTCCGTTTGCAATAATCCCCGGATCAATTGTAGGTGCATTGCCTCCGATGGTTGGATGGGTATCAGCTGGAGGGGATATTTTTAATCCACAGATTTTATTAATAGCTATATTTTTCTTTATATGGCAAATACCGCATTTCTGGCTGCTTCTTTTACTGCTTGATAAAGATTATCAGAAAGCCGGCTTTCCAACTTTAACACAGATTTTCAATCAACAGCAGTTAGGAAGAATTACATTTATCTGGATAATTGCAACTGCAGTAACCGGTTTACTTTTACCATTATTTCAGATATCTCAGAATGGTTACATAAATTTAAGCCTGTTACTTGCTGCAATCTGGCTTGGTTATAAATCTATCAGTCTTATCAGAAGTACTGTTGAGAGAACATCTTATAAATTTGCCTTTAAGGGCATTAACTATTTTGCATTATTTGTTGTGCTGATGGTTTCAATTGATAAACTTCTATCTTAA